The proteins below are encoded in one region of Coriobacteriia bacterium:
- a CDS encoding GNAT family N-acetyltransferase, protein MLPAGCGGCAFWESAGERERRCGSTCDVDLQHAWHRRVTDEWGDCGRVAYEDDEILGFVKYAPSRYFPQASVFHAAPSDPSVPIITCLHISPDARHRGLGTVLLRAALRDLVSRGERRVEAFAFTDVAARLDDMPMPSMQFLARNGFRVSKADPLYPLLKLDLRSLVMWQDNLESVLESLLFPLRAPKRAPASWIDEG, encoded by the coding sequence CGGCGAACGCGAGCGCCGCTGCGGCTCGACCTGCGACGTTGACCTGCAGCACGCATGGCATCGCCGGGTTACCGACGAGTGGGGAGACTGCGGTCGGGTCGCCTACGAGGACGACGAGATTCTCGGCTTCGTGAAGTACGCGCCGAGCAGGTACTTCCCTCAGGCTTCCGTGTTTCATGCCGCGCCGAGTGACCCTTCGGTGCCGATCATCACATGCCTGCACATCTCGCCGGATGCCCGGCACCGGGGGCTCGGGACCGTACTGCTTCGGGCCGCCTTGCGTGACCTCGTTTCGAGGGGCGAGCGCCGCGTCGAGGCCTTCGCGTTCACGGACGTGGCGGCGAGACTTGACGACATGCCCATGCCGTCGATGCAGTTCCTCGCGCGAAATGGTTTCCGGGTCTCGAAGGCCGACCCGCTGTATCCTCTATTGAAGCTCGACTTGCGCTCTCTCGTGATGTGGCAGGACAACCTCGAATCGGTGCTCGAATCGTTGCTGTTTCCGCTGCGCGCACCCAAGCGGGCGCCGGCATCGTGGATTGACGAAGGGTAG
- a CDS encoding YbaK/EbsC family protein has product MANGSRKSGSAERVRAFLAERGLDDGLFEFEQPTKTAQQAADAMGCELGQIVKSLVFVVDDRPVVALVAGDRRGDAAAIAELLGGSDARFADAETVRSATGYAIGGVSPFDLPAGLPLLADDSLSRFEIVYPAAGTPSSMVRMRLEELLALCGAQVERISA; this is encoded by the coding sequence ATGGCGAACGGATCGAGGAAGTCCGGCTCGGCTGAGCGGGTACGCGCGTTTCTCGCCGAGAGGGGACTGGACGACGGGCTCTTCGAGTTCGAACAGCCGACGAAGACCGCCCAGCAGGCGGCCGACGCGATGGGCTGCGAGCTTGGCCAGATCGTGAAGTCGCTGGTGTTCGTGGTCGACGATCGGCCGGTTGTGGCGCTCGTAGCCGGTGACCGTCGAGGAGATGCCGCCGCGATCGCCGAGCTGCTCGGCGGCTCTGACGCGCGTTTCGCCGATGCCGAGACCGTGCGGTCGGCGACAGGGTACGCCATCGGCGGAGTGTCGCCGTTCGATTTGCCCGCGGGACTTCCACTGTTGGCAGATGATTCGCTTTCACGATTCGAGATCGTGTACCCGGCCGCGGGGACGCCCAGTTCCATGGTCAGGATGCGCCTTGAGGAGTTGCTCGCGCTCTGCGGTGCACAAGTCGAACGGATCTCGGCATAA
- a CDS encoding polysaccharide deacetylase family protein — MEGSGSALAARMKFRRVGLIILSALVVTAVCGLAVWNLLRPVSVVIDGTPRTVPARTTVSKLIEAGYVAEAGSLRSVKGNVITPGAGKPPVVRIHGVPAKSDSCVRNGDVIESERGEDITEPLANVEVPIPVTTVVEGTGPIVRVVPGSPGKAKLAIGIYTREVASTITVEPVRNTTILHSPPTSADKLVALTFDDGPWPGQTDKILDILAQKQVHATFFMVGTYVQKSPGLALRVAAEGNQIGNHTSGHPDLSKQPAAAIQSQLVGGQQAIENATGVHATAFRPPYRGVNATVRQQAAALGLSVVLWDVDTLDWSRPGVNRIVSNATANTGQRMVILMHDGGGDRSQTIAALPTIIDALAARGYTFVTVDELLSVQ, encoded by the coding sequence GTGGAGGGAAGCGGCAGTGCTCTCGCAGCGCGCATGAAGTTCCGCCGAGTCGGGCTGATCATACTGTCCGCACTGGTCGTGACGGCCGTGTGCGGCTTGGCTGTCTGGAATCTGCTGCGTCCCGTCTCCGTAGTCATCGACGGCACGCCCCGCACGGTCCCGGCAAGGACCACGGTCAGCAAGCTAATCGAGGCAGGATACGTTGCCGAGGCCGGCTCGCTGCGCTCGGTGAAAGGGAATGTCATCACTCCCGGAGCAGGGAAGCCGCCGGTAGTGCGAATCCACGGTGTTCCGGCGAAGAGCGACAGCTGCGTCCGCAACGGCGACGTGATCGAGAGCGAGCGTGGCGAGGACATCACGGAGCCCCTCGCCAACGTCGAAGTCCCCATCCCGGTCACTACGGTGGTCGAGGGAACCGGTCCCATAGTACGTGTCGTGCCGGGCAGTCCAGGCAAGGCGAAGCTTGCCATAGGCATCTACACGCGCGAGGTCGCCTCGACGATCACGGTTGAGCCTGTCCGAAACACGACGATCCTGCACTCGCCGCCGACCTCGGCCGACAAGCTGGTGGCGCTTACGTTTGACGACGGCCCATGGCCAGGGCAGACCGACAAGATCCTCGATATCCTCGCACAGAAGCAGGTCCATGCGACGTTCTTCATGGTTGGAACATATGTTCAGAAGTCACCGGGCCTGGCCCTACGGGTCGCCGCCGAGGGGAATCAGATCGGCAATCACACGAGCGGCCATCCGGATCTCTCGAAGCAGCCTGCGGCTGCCATCCAATCCCAGCTTGTCGGCGGCCAGCAGGCCATCGAGAACGCAACCGGTGTGCATGCCACGGCTTTTCGACCGCCCTACCGCGGGGTCAACGCCACGGTGCGGCAGCAGGCTGCGGCATTGGGGCTGAGCGTCGTGCTGTGGGACGTCGACACGCTCGACTGGAGCAGGCCCGGCGTGAACCGTATCGTGAGCAATGCCACCGCGAACACCGGGCAGCGGATGGTGATCCTGATGCATGACGGTGGAGGCGACCGTAGCCAGACGATCGCAGCCCTTCCGACGATCATCGACGCGCTTGCCGCGCGAGGGTACACGTTCGTCACGGTCGATGAGCTGCTGAGCGTCCAGTAG